GGGTTTACTTtgcttgtattaaaaaaaaaaaaagtcattgacacaaataattaaaattcaactatttttcttttgttttatcAAATGGACACATATAGatcattatgtatagtatacattgtataccCAACGGATCTATAAAGTGAAAAcagatatttacatatattatgtaggataATACGATGCAGTATTTGTACAGCGTGGAAACGAGTGAGTTGTCTTACGGaaacgatataaaatataaattcatatatgtgtaaactatacctgTGATTGATTAATGCTAATACACAATCACTGTGTAGCATCACGTATCAATCACAGGAAATGTCTCAACGACatgaccataatataatagtatcaagtatatatgtcataaatataatattttggttgtgTAAActcaaatcaaaaaatgtcaataagaGGTGGATAAGTGGATATTGCTCTGCCGTACAATAAGTGTAGAGTAGTTAGTATATATAGTGGTCAGTAGGTCACTGTAATGGgtgtgttaattttaattcatttatacatCATTGTGTACAAATACTGTTTAGAACGGAAACGGTCTGTCAgcctagatattttatattacctataattatatttatattattagattatacatattcaactattatagaagtttatattgtttatataattgtctATTGTTACAAATATATGAGTCAATATTGTCTTATCGTGGAATGGTGTGAATACGTCTGTGGTGTATAATTATAGGTGTTAGCTTAAAGCTTAAAATTAACCCAAACGttgtgaaaatgtaatttgtgtGTAGTcataaaacatgaaaataaacGTTAAAGTTTCTGatctacacaaataatatttttgaatcataacctaattaaaaattgtattccatgttaataaaattaggtaaatttagtacaaatttgaatttcaaaccattaagaggacgttttacccgcatgtgttgtctctgtcttattaatgtagatcatagcaaattttcgttcagttgaccacattttgtgatgttagctttaaaattagagtaaatttacctattattaaatttaaaggtaagaatattatttagaaaatgtcatgcttttattgatattattttaaaacgagttatgaatattttaaagttgtattagttgtaatattttacaaagctataactcactttaaaatgataatattaataaaagcatatgatattttctagataatattcttacatttaaatttaataataggtaaatttactgtatttttaaagctaacatcacaaaatgtggtctgttgaacgaaaatttgctatgatcaACATAAGTAAGACAGATAGtgagagacaacacatgcgggtataacgtcctctaaaaagaaaaatctaattgatttaaattttacataaaaatattacttatatatttttatatttcttatttcaaaattagctACTCATGATAAaccttatatttaattttcaacccttagctataaaatttaaatactaaatacatttttcactataaaattatttgcaaatttttgtaatttagacaaattttgtaaatatttaaatttcatacgctttttaaaaaataacgtacctgtgtatctttaatatttttaaatagctcTACTGACATCTtataaagacatttttattacattttctaatTCTTAGACCGAGCAATAGAAATTTTgttgacaattatttaaaaaaaaaattcacatttttaactgaaaaaaaattcaaatattttaaaaataacactaaaggaaatataaatgtaaacatatgttgataattatacatttacggttattcgttttttaattGCAACAAAATACGGAAATCGATTTTACGTAAAAAATCCTGTTTttcctttaatttaaattttgagtggAGGAATGAATTTATTGAACTAGCAATACAATGATGGGTTTTTCTGtgctagtataatatacactatatgttaagaatttgaaaaattgttcgATTCTCAACTTTGAAGGGAGTCTAAGGTTTTGTATTGCTAATTGgatttaatttgtactttaaagttaaaagtgtttatataatatattatattatgtttttcgaCATTATTGTTAGAAAATGATAgttttttgtagttaaaaagtCGTGACGTACGTCTTGTAttcgtacatatataatattataaagaacttgtattatcatttatttaattacgtcACACGTAGTTGGTCCTGAAAACCATATACTTTTCACTGACAACGATTTTCTCTTCAATGCTTCATATTTCAACTATGTCCGAAGTCTAGTTCAAGGCACCGCCTGTTTGTATGGGCCTAATCAAGCCAAACGGCTCAACAAACCTTTTTGACATGTCAAATAATGATGTCTTTGGTCGACCGAAAAGGCATTATAGTTCGATGCCCGATATAACATTTGTGGCATCTGAATCCCCTATATCAAGACACCGTACTGTTCTAATAGAGGATCAAACCGGGTCAAAATGCCTGCCCGTATTGTACGTGACAAACTATGGTCCGCTAAATAGATGTTATATAGTCCGATGCCTAATATGCTTTATAATATGTCGTCTGTCGTCTATATCCTGCAGGTTGCAGGATATTGATTCATAGATTCaccgtaaataaataatatattataatataggcatgtattgttatatatacatattctgACCACACATACTTAAACGGTAGTATTCATTTTGAATAGTTTAATCAACTACGTGCAGTCTTTATTTTGGGTCGTCAAGTCAACAACGAGTAAAACAGTGAGTGGGTTGCCTAGACGTAAatcttaattattgataacaagcacaatttatagttaattacaaaattttatttcaacaaaatttagTAACGCGAATTGAGGTCGCAGAACtcaataaaatttcattacaTACCGACTGTCACCGTTAATAAGCTATAGCAGCCGACCACAACATGCCGGTTACAggaaatagtatatttatgttgGAGCTGATCGTGTACCGCGTGACGTTGACGGACCAGATCCAGATGCACAATACGTGTCCGGTGTGCGTGTGTTTCCGGTTCCCAGGGCTGGTTGAATTGGTGGTATGCGAGGGTGGCTTTTGCACTGATGGTAAAGTTGGCGGTGGCGAGATATTGATGACCAACGGCAAGTCATGCTTGTTCGCTATCAACAACGCGGACCTTTGCCGGGCGGCCCGTGACTTTTGCGCGAAAATCAGCGTGAACAGGCGCGTAGACGGTGAGCAACAAATGCGATACGTCGCACAGACGCATCTCGAGTTTGACCGGACGTTCACTGATGTTATACTGAACCCCAATCAGGTTGAGAGGTCACGGAAATTGAAACgggtaacataaaaaatacatttcttaaaattagtGAAATGATcctatgttattatacttgtgttattattgtacataaatgaAAAACGTGGTGTGTTTTGCGACAAGGTCTTGCCGTTGTACGAAAAGGGTCGTCCGAATCCTGTGGGCAGCATAGAACTCTTCGTTCGGTTGACTTCGCAAGGGGATTTAGTGGTGACTCATTTCAATCGTGCTCCGGACAGCAAAAATTATCAGTACAAAGCTGTTCCCATACAACCGTCGACGGTAAATTGTTCTGAGAGAAAACCGTTGCCCCCGAAGAAAATATGCAAACACAAAACTTCGTGTAGAAAGACACGACCAAAGTCTAAGGAAGGTAATTATGACCCATCATTATGTATAAGTTAAAAacgaatacttttatttttttcaaaatattttatcatatgagATGTTAACACatctcattaaatttttttttaatttaaatgtattcattacaTCCAAGTTATTGAGAAGTAATACCCTCGAAATATTCTCCAACTTGATTAATACACTTTTTCCAATTGAATAACACTGAGTACGGCCTAAACACTAATCACTAATCACCATAAGCATTTCTCATCATTTAATGAGTTTCAGTGAAAATTACTCTAGACATTCATATGAccgaaaaaatatctaattttaaatagcataacaataatataattagagagagaaaaataaaaaaaatatgccacTGTCGTGTGAAGTCGTCGGTGTAGATACAACAAATTGACGCTTTTTTTGAGGATgtgaaaacaaacaatataatctGTACAATACGTATGCATTTATCACTTGTTGCattaacattttctaaaataattatttacttacgtTCATAACCGtcattaagttatatttttatcgtctgGTTAATGAAATTAACAGTTAATTAACACTGTgcttgaaatgtattattattttaattttttaacttcaattttattaggtaggtatatcttgtattttgattttgaaacgATTTGAAGATTTTAATGCATACCGACTAATTGAAATAGTTACTCTAGCTaggtaacaaatatttaaatcattcaattatttaacatacattattttatctatagatatataatcaaatttaatttcagtttTACTATTAAGCccatatttacattttgttttgaacatttttcactgaaattgtaaaattgataacataaaattgtattttaatatgccGCCACTTATTCGCCATTTTTCAAGTGCGTATAGTAGAAGGATGTACGTCGCGTGAATCGTAGGTaactgtttcttttttttaaaaaaacaatcaaaactataactaaaattttgtACTTGGGGACAAATCATCTGTCACCGTCCCCCTCCTTGTATATCAACTACTGTatctaaatagataatatattacattttcgtaTGTAGATCTGCAATGCGCCAAAGAAATGAGACAGGCTAACTGCGTTTTGACGATGATGGAAAAGCTAAAAGTTTTGTACAAAGAGATGGAGACAACTAAGCCGTTGCGCAACagtgacacaaaaaaaaataatcgcgGAAAACCATGTATGTTTGACCTGAATTGTCCAGTCGCCCGTTGTCCGTTTAGAAATAGCGAACCGGAAAACGCATTCATCGACCACCTGATCAAGGGCACTCGTCCCGGGGACGAGCAGCCTCCGAAAAAATTTTCGGAAGACCGTGAACTTGTGGACGACGCGGATTTGTTCGTCATAAACGTGGGTCGGGTGGATCCGTGCCGGGTGATAGCGCCAGCAAAGTACAAGGACGGCTGCTCGCAGTATTTCGAAACGGACTTTTCGAGAAGataaattcttttattatgtcctattaaaatattaatattttattatagaatataaaactatattttttgatttaggttttttttgttgagtttttaggtttttttgtatttttttttttaatttttcactatAGGTTTAAGTATTGTCGAAAAGTCCGTTTTAAAACACAGGgatcagaaaaaataaaaaaaaaaaacgaaaaaagctTACGCCtttttgacaatatttaaacCGCCACTACCTATtgtgaaacattaaaaaaaaaaaaatacaaaaaaatctaaaaagtaaaaaaaaaacctagatcaaaaaatttagttatatattctcattttatttctatttccaattgttgttatattatcataagttATAGATAAGTACTCTTGCTCTTCGGTTAGAAGTTTTACATCGGTTTAAAGCAATGCTAGATTTTTCTAACTTATTGTTGGCGATCAGTACCGGCGGACCTTCACCAGATGGACAAACACAAAACTTCATGTAGGAATAAATAACCTGGGTCAAAGGTTCTGGAAACTAGTCAAGTTGTTGTCGAATAAGTGgcaacaaagaaaaataatacttataaatcgTTTTACTCTACATACCTTACCTGTAACGAAAAAAACAATCTTAAAAAGTTtctttgtttatgtttttaaataaaggttggatttttatatttaaaaatataaatataatatatataatatatatatttttatttttatttttttatttttatgatttcccTCATCGAAACATTACTAAAGTTGTGTATACGCCACCGAACAATTTGACTAGACAACTACAAAACTATGTGAATTTTACCCGCTCATCTATGAGTTAGGTAATTAAGTATATGTGTGC
This sequence is a window from Rhopalosiphum maidis isolate BTI-1 chromosome 1, ASM367621v3, whole genome shotgun sequence. Protein-coding genes within it:
- the LOC113549668 gene encoding uncharacterized protein LOC113549668, producing the protein MPVTGNSIFMLELIVYRVTLTDQIQMHNTCPVCVCFRFPGLVELVVCEGGFCTDGKVGGGEILMTNGKSCLFAINNADLCRAARDFCAKISVNRRVDGEQQMRYVAQTHLEFDRTFTDVILNPNQVERSRKLKRVLPLYEKGRPNPVGSIELFVRLTSQGDLVVTHFNRAPDSKNYQYKAVPIQPSTVNCSERKPLPPKKICKHKTSCRKTRPKSKEDLQCAKEMRQANCVLTMMEKLKVLYKEMETTKPLRNSDTKKNNRGKPCMFDLNCPVARCPFRNSEPENAFIDHLIKGTRPGDEQPPKKFSEDRELVDDADLFVINVGRVDPCRVIAPAKYKDGCSQYFETDFSTIFKPPLPIVKH